The DNA segment TGGATTCAAACAAACAGTTGGACCAAGAGTTACTTTCAAAATGGGAGACCTTGATGCGAATGCAGCTACTTATTTCCAAGTTGGTGATTATAATGATGTGAAAACAAACGCTTTATACTATACATTCAATCTTGGGTATAAAGTAATGGACGGACTTAAACTGGGTGTTGGGTACGAAGCACTTTCAGGAAACGATATGGATGATGCCAATGGTGAACAAAATTCATTTGCACCATTATTCGGAACAAACCATAAGTTTAATGGATGGATGGATTATTTCTACGTTGGAAGTCATATGGGTTCAGTTGGTCTAAATGATATCAACGCAACAGTAGCTTATAAGAATGGTAAATTTTCTGCTAAGTTAATTCCTCACTTCTTCTCAGCAGCCGGAAATGTACACAACGGAGCTGAAGTAATGGATGCCAACTTAGGTACAGAAGTAGACTTTACAATGGGGTATAAAATTGCACCGGCTGTATCTATAAACTTCGGTCACTCTATGATGTTTGCCACTGAAACTATGGAATTTATTGAAACGCTCAGGTATGACGGAGTAAGTGGAGATAAAGACGAAATGAATAGCTGGACTTGGTTACAGTTTACATTTAAACCAAAACTTTTTTCATCAGCACCAAAAGCTGAATAAACTTGAATTGATTTTAGTTGATTGATATTCCGCCGGGGTTTAAAAATATTTTTTTAGACCCCGGTTTGTATATGAAAAAAGTATTCAAAAACGACATTTATACTACAACTAAGGTCTTGTAAAAAATACTAACAGTGTTGTAACTTACAAGTTTGTTAGTTTTTTATTGTTTTCTATCTTTGTTCACTATTAAGAAAGCTA comes from the Bacteroidota bacterium genome and includes:
- a CDS encoding alginate export family protein, translated to MKQIFLSIMMLVLFASPMLAQQFDLSAEIRPRFESNHGYKKLIGTDATGTNAISQRSRLNFFYKQDKIKLGITLQNVRTWGDISTLASADINGTALHQAWASVSLLDNLCLKLGRQEIVYDDHRIFGSVGWAQQARSHDALIFKYKPADGHKLDVGYALNPTGSPAGYKNFFYGWYHGDFDKIGLSVLALNTGHEFENTDEVTEVGFKQTVGPRVTFKMGDLDANAATYFQVGDYNDVKTNALYYTFNLGYKVMDGLKLGVGYEALSGNDMDDANGEQNSFAPLFGTNHKFNGWMDYFYVGSHMGSVGLNDINATVAYKNGKFSAKLIPHFFSAAGNVHNGAEVMDANLGTEVDFTMGYKIAPAVSINFGHSMMFATETMEFIETLRYDGVSGDKDEMNSWTWLQFTFKPKLFSSAPKAE